The Pyrus communis chromosome 9, drPyrComm1.1, whole genome shotgun sequence genome has a segment encoding these proteins:
- the LOC137745126 gene encoding light-inducible protein CPRF2-like: protein MDRVFSVEEMSDQLWSSTAPPDNGGADDDNLSKLNRSASEWAFQRFLQEASPYSPSPSPTPPPPPHPSSSSTAHHHDQNDVEEIKMINAHHHNPTHTHYNNMRPPNVTVDSDEYRAFLKTKLDLACAAVALSREGSLVTVQESAALANSGSHASSTSQLGSEAPSKGAGYDLSRSNDKNAHAPLGAIPSLPATKYRSAIPERQATSGSSREMTDDEEAEGETAMNENMDPADVKRVRRMLSNRESARRSRRRKQAHLTDLEGQVSQLRVENSSLLKRLTDSEKKYNEAAVDNRVLKADIEALRAKVKMAEEMVKRFTGLNPMFHAMSEVSSIGMPPFDGSPSEASIDAAVPEQDDPNHHFFQPVSNNPIPTHDPRVTNDSADVPSVENVQKNSAATSSADVSGNKMGRTPSLQRVASLEHLQKRIRGGNPSNWEQ from the exons atggatagGGTGTTTTCAGTGGAGGAAATGTCCGACCAGCTGTGGTCTTCCACAGCGCCGCCGGACAATGGCGGAGCCGACGACGACAACTTGTCTAAATTGAACCGAAGCGCATCGGAGTGGGCCTTCCAGCGTTTTCTCCAAGAAGCTTCTCCCTACTCCCCCTCACCCTCGCCGACGCCGCCGCCACCTCCgcatccttcttcttcttctacagCTCACCATCACGACCAAAACGACGTTGAAGAGATTAAGATGATCAATGCCCACCACCACAACCCCACTCACACTCACTACAACAACATGCGGCCGCCTAATGTCACCGTCGATTCCGATGAGTACCGGGCGTTCCTGAAGACCAAGCTCGACCTCGCCTGTGCCGCCGTGGCTTTGTCGCGGGAG GGATCGTTGGTGACAGTACAAGAATCTGCGGCTTTAGCTAACAGCGGATCACACGCTTCAAGTACTTCACAACTCGGATCTGAAGCCCCTTCGAAAG GAGCTGGGTATGATTTATCCAGGTCAAATGATAAGAATGCTCATGCACCACTTGGTGCCATTCCTTCGTTACCTGCAACGAAATATAGATCCGCTATCCCAGAAAGGCAGGCAACTAGCGGATCATCGAGAGAAATGACAGACGATGAGGAAGCTGAAGGTGAAACTGCAATGAATGAGAACATGGACCCTGCTGATGTCAAACGCGTGAGGAG AATGCTGTCTAATAGAGAGTCAGCTAGACGCTCGAGAAGAAGAAAGCAGGCACATTTGACTGATCTTGAGGGACAg GTATCTCAATTAAGAGTCGAGAACTCCTCTCTGTTGAAGCGTCTGACTGATTCGGAGAAGAAGTACAACGAAGCGGCTGTTGACAATAGAGTTTTAAAAGCTGATATCGAAGCATTGAGAGCAAAG GTAAAGATGGCTGAGGAGATGGTGAAAAGATTTACTGGGTTGAACCCCATGTTCCATGCTATGTCAGAGGTGTCATCAATCGGCATGCCACCATTTGATGGAAGCCCTTCAGAGGCATCAATAGACGCTGCTGTTCCGGAGCAAGATGACCCAAATCATCACTTCTTTCAACCTGTTTCTAATAACCCTATACCAACTCATGACCCGAGAGTCACGAATGATTCTGCAGACGTTCCTTCTGTTGAAAACGTGCAGAAGAATTCTGcagcaacatcatcagcagATGTGTCGGGGAACAAGATGGGACGAACACCTTCCCTTCAGCGAGTTGCTAGCTTAGAGCATCTGCAAAAGCGGATAAGGGGCGGAAACCCCTCCAATTGGGAGCAATAG
- the LOC137745076 gene encoding sec-independent protein translocase protein TATA, chloroplastic-like, producing the protein MEISSFTLSTPRSPLFLPFQSSQSTFLSSNGTTSLSFSKSTVNDSAFGLRRSRTRTERAQKGMTCNALFGLGMPEIVVIAGVAALVFGPKKLPEVGKSIGKTVKSFQQAAKEFETELKKEPEGLTETPTAVSEEEKQEAKVAISQENA; encoded by the exons atggagATTTCATCTTTTACTCTGTCCACTCCAAGATCACCACTTTTTCTCCCTTTCCAATCATCCCAATCCACCTTCTTGTCCAGCAATGGCACCACCTCTTTGTCCTTCAGCAAAAGCACTGTCAATGACAGTGCGTTTGGTCTGAGAAGAAGCAGAACGAGAACCGAGAGAGCCCAGAAGGGTATGACGTGTAACGCTCTGTTTGGTCTGGGGATGCCGGAGATTGTGGTTATAGCTGGTGTGGCGGCTCTGGTGTTTGGGCCCAAGAAGTTGCCTGAAGTGGGGAAGAGCATTGGGAAGACTGTCAAGAGCTTCCAGCAG GCAGCAAAGGAGTTCGAGACAGAGCTTAAAAAGGAACCCGAGGGCCTCACAGAGACACCTACAGCGGTgagtgaagaagaaaaacaagaagccAAGGTCGCAATCTCACAGGAAAACGCATGA
- the LOC137745423 gene encoding protein HEAT INTOLERANT 4-like, protein MRKEAGGSRKRQAAREINIDMEEADRCSSCCSNSYMPDTRQQQQPLLKRMKKTPSRNMEDLWKVAFPVGTAWDDQWESVYNHEHSQSRPWDFSNLEQAFEDGGKFCPEIIGEKNKVYLFGTTEEARDSDDRVVLIPLVLAIVSPSPPSHDLGFFKSKAPGDGGDEDFIRIPMKKMKMDWLPYIPLDKRNTQVHEIAMKKSPPNIFVLGCTQRRAALKRINEDGSMKFRYSVPCLDYDHKAVKEEEENRSGNETKLNWLKEFLLEQLIQEDEFLAAEKKEPLVRYVTEQLLEARREAKNRQRIARDKKIYKFYPLQTPDFPRLTVQRSPYISFYRLDAHEVL, encoded by the coding sequence ATGCGGAAAGAAGCAGGAGGATCTAGGAAGCGGCAAGCGGCGAGAGAGATTAATATAGATATGGAAGAAGCTGATCGCTGCAGCAGCTGCTGCAGCAACAGCTACATGCCAGACACcaggcagcagcagcagccgtTGCTAAAGAGGATGAAGAAGACGCCGTCCCGAAACATGGAGGATCTGTGGAAGGTCGCCTTTCCTGTTGGAACAGCATGGGATGATCAATGGGAGTCGGTTTACAACCACGAACACTCCCAATCCAGGCCCTGGGATTTCTCAAATCTCGAACAAGCATTCGAAGACGGGGGAAAGTTCTGTCCTGAAATTATTGGAGAAAAGAACAAAGTGTATCTGTTTGGTACAACAGAAGAAGCTCGTGATAGTGATGATAGAGTTGTTTTGATCCCTCTAGTGTTGGCTATTGTATCGCCTTCCCCGCCTTCCCATGATCTCGGTTTCTTCAAGTCCAAGGCACCCGGGGATGGTGGCGACGAAGATTTTATTAGGATTCCGatgaaaaagatgaagatggaCTGGCTTCCGTACATTCCTCTGGACAAGAGAAACACACAAGTTCACGAGATCGCAATGAAGAAATCTCCTCCTAATATATTTGTCTTGGGCTGTACACAAAGACGGGCTGCTTTGAAACGCATCAATGAAGACGGTTCCATGAAATTCCGGTACTCAGTGCCTTGTTTAGATTACGATCACAAGGCTgtcaaggaagaagaggaaaatcGTTCTGGTAACGAAACGAAGTTGAATTGGCTTAAGGAGTTCTTACTTGAACAATTGATACAAGAGGATGAATTTTTAGCTGCGGAGAAAAAGGAACCCCTGGTAAGGTATGTGACGGAGCAACTATTGGAAGCGAGGAGGGAGGCGAAAAATCGGCAGAGAATTGCTAGGGACAAAAAGATTTACAAGTTCTACCCCCTGCAAACACCGGATTTTCCTCGTCTCACTGTCCAAAGGTCTCCATACATCAGCTTCTACCGCCTCGACGCTCATGAGGTTCTCTGA
- the LOC137745265 gene encoding uncharacterized protein, with translation MSDGALTVLDGSHLRAVDLTLPDADASLTGAQVLDLAVSKASSSLFGLSLPQSLKSSALRRISLQEDDGFRSTELDRAQALKVIGEYITAIADELKDDPLVVSVLDGYTIRLFLEDEDDFAMLAENLFTDLDVEDKGKINKNEIQNALVHMGVEMGVPPVSEFPPLSDILTKHEADGDEELGQAQFAQLLQPVLQELAEALAKKHVVFIQSIKIVNGSKLRKLLADEKQLNNVVEKILHEDHHGKDGLGNAEKIRSFLVKNGQELGLPPYEAEAVDLLYDAVFDDLDADKSAPEDKCGNLVKEILEKFADQLEASPVFYNA, from the exons ATGTCGGACGGGGCTTTAACGGTCCTCGACGGGAGCCACCTGAGAGCCGTCGACCTCACTCTGCCGGATGCTGACGCCAGCTTAACGGGAGCTCAGGTCCTCGACCTCGCTGTCTCCAAAGCCTCTTCCTCCCTCTTCGGCCTCTCGCTGCCTCAGAGCCTCAAGTCCTCTGCTTTGAGACGCATCAGCCTCCAAGAAGACGACGGTTTCCGAAGCACGGAGCTCGATCGCGCCCAGGCTCTGAAGGTGATCGGCGAGTACATCACGGCGATCGCCGATGAATTGAAAG ATGATCCACTTGTCGTATCTGTCTTGGACGGATACACTATTCGATTGTTTTTAGAGGACGAGGATGATTTTGCAATGTTAGCAGAGAATCTGTTCACTGATCTGGATGTAGAAGATAAAGGAAAGATCAACAAGAATGAGATCCAGAATGCGCTTGTTCACATGGGAGTTGAGATGGGCGTTCCTCCCGTTTCAG AATTTCCTCCCCTAAGTGATATCTTGACGAAACACGAAGCTGATGGGGATGAAGAACTGGGCCAAGCACAATTTGCTCAGCTACTCCAGCCTGTCCTGCAGGAACTAGCCGAGGCCTTGGCTAAAAAGCATGTTGTTTTTATCCAGAGCATCAAGATTGTCAACGGTTCTAAGCTAAGAAAG CTTCTGGCTGATGAGAAGCAATTGAACAATGTCGTTGAGAAGATATTGCATGAAGATCACCACGGAAAAGACGGATTGGGGAATGCAGAAAAAATTAGGAGTTTTCTTGTGAAAAATGGGCAAGAGTTGGGTCTGCCACCATACGAGGCCGAGGCAGTTGATCTTTTGTATGATGCAGTGTTTGATGATCTAGACGCAGACAAGAGTGCTCCGGAAGACAAATGTGGAAATCTTGTGAAGGAGATACTCGAGAAATTCGCAGATCAGCTGGAAGCGAGTCCTGTTTTTTACAATGCTTGA
- the LOC137745127 gene encoding V-type proton ATPase subunit F produces MAGRANIPNKSSALIAMIADEDTVTGFLLAGVGNVDLRRKTNYLIVDSKTTVKQIEDAFKEFTTKDDIAIVLISQYVANMIRFLVDSYNKPVPAILEIPSKDHPYDPAHDSVLSRVKYLFNTESVASGRR; encoded by the exons ATGGCCGGCAGAGCTAACATCCCCAATAAGAGTTCAGCGCTCATTGCCATGATTGCTGATGAG GACACTGTGACCGGATTTTTGCTAGCTGGAGTGGGTAACGTTGACTTGCGAAGAAAGACAAATTATCTTATTGTTGATTCAA AAACAACAGTGAAACAAATTGAAGATGCATTCAAAGAGTTTACAACAAAGGATGACATTGCAATTGTCTTGATCAGCCAATAT GTTGCAAACATGATAAGGTTTCTCGTCGATAGCTACAATAAGCCGGTTCCAGCTATTTTGGAAATCCCGTCCAAGGATCATCCTTATGACCCTGCACACGACTCGGTTCTTTCACGAGTGAAGTACCTCTTCAACACTGAATCTGTGGCATCAGGAAGGCGGTGA
- the LOC137745125 gene encoding pentatricopeptide repeat-containing protein At3g18970, whose protein sequence is MHHLPRARALFLLNLNLKSTHQLKKIHAQLITNGLKSPSLHAKLIQQYSAFSSPKSTNLYAYLVFQHFQGPNLFLLNTLIRCSRPSDSLLVFANWVSKSTLVFDDSTYIFVLGACARLPSVPTLLVGRQIHGRIVKHDVVSNISVQTTLIHFYGSNDDVVSARNVFDEMHVRNCVTWNAMITGYCSQRESVRDALVLFRDMLDDVRGVKPTDTTMVCVLSAASQLGVLETGACVHGYVEKTMCVPDNDVFMGTGLVDMYSKCGCVDSAFSVFKRMKEKNVLTWTAMATGLAIHGKGNEALELLDVMQGSGIKPNAVTFTGLLSACCHSGLVEEGLHLFHLMKSKFDVVPRMQHYGCIVDMLSRGGHLKEAYEFIVGMPVEPDAVLWRSLLSACNLHGDIAMGEKVGKKLLRVRSTQSNVDSTLKSEDYVALSNVYAFAERWEDVEMVRQEMKVKGIENKAGWSSVQTSSH, encoded by the coding sequence ATGCACCATCTCCCAAGAGCCAGAGCTCTCTTTCTcctaaacctaaacctaaaATCCACGCACCAACTCAAAAAAATCCATGCCCAATTGATCACCAATGGCCTCAAATCTCCCTCCCTCCATGCCAAACTCATCCAGCAATACTCTGCCTTCTCATCCCCAAAAAGCACCAACCTTTATGCCTATTTGGTATTCCAACACTTTCAAGGACCAAATTTGTTCCTCCTAAACACTTTGATCAGATGCTCCCGACCCAGTGATTCACTTCTTGTTTTTGCCAATTGGGTTTCTAAATCAACCTTAGTTTTTGATGATTCTACCTACATTTTTGTTCTTGGAGCTTGTGCTAGATTGCCTTCGGTTCCAACATTGTTAGTAGGCAGACAGATACATGGTCGGATTGTGAAACATGATGTCGTATCAAATATTTCGGTGCAAACAACGTTAATACATTTTTATGGTAGTAATGACGATGTTGTTTCGGCACGgaatgtgtttgatgaaatgcatgtgagaaaTTGTGTTACGTGGAACGCAATGATCACGGGGTATTGTTCGCAAAGAGAGAGTGTCCGTGATGCGTTGGTGTTGTTTCGGGATATGTTGGATGATGTTCGTGGGGTGAAACCTACGGATACTACaatggtttgtgttctttccgcGGCGTCTCAGCTGGGCGTGTTGGAAACTGGGGCTTGTGTACATGGTTATGTGGAGAAGACAATGTGTGTTCCTGACAATGATGTGTTTATGGGGACTGGCCTTGTTGATATGTACTCGAAATGCGGATGTGTTGATAGCGCTTTCTCCGTTTTCAAGCGAATGAAAGAGAAGAACGTATTGACTTGGACAGCAATGGCAACCGGGCTAGCCATTCACGGCAAGGGAAATGAAGCATTGGAGCTTTTGGATGTAATGCAGGGTTCTGGAATAAAACCCAATGCAGTGACTTTCACCGGCTTGCTTTCGGCTTGTTGCCATTCGGGTCTTGTTGAAGAAGGCCTCCATTTGTTCCATTTGATGAAGAGCAAGTTTGATGTCGTGCCTCGGATGCAACACTATGGCTGCATTGTTGACATGCTTAGCCGCGGAGGGCACTTGAAAGAAGCCTATGAGTTTATAGTAGGGATGCCAGTTGAACCTGATGCCGTCTTGTGGAGGAGTTTGCTAAGTGCTTGCAACCTCCATGGGGATATTGCAATGGGAGAGAAGGTGGGGAAGAAACTGCTCCGTGTACGGTCCACTCAGAGTAACGTGGATTCAACTCTAAAGAGTGAGGACTATGTAGCGTTGTCGAACGTTTATGCTTTTGCTGAAAGGTGGGAGGATGTGGAGATGGTAAGACAGGAAATGAAGGTTAAGGGAATCGAAAACAAAGCCGGTTGGAGTTCGGTTCAAACTTCAAGCCATTAG
- the LOC137745129 gene encoding GDP-mannose 3,5-epimerase 2-like, with amino-acid sequence MGSTGETKYGAYTYENLEREPYWPSEKLRISITGAGGFIASHIARRLKNEGHYIIASDWKKNEHMTEDMFCHEFHLADLRVMDNCLKVTKNVDHVFNLAADMGGMGFIQSNHSVIFYNNTMISFNMVEASRINDVKRFFYASSACIYPEFKQLETNVSLKESDAWPAEPQDAYGLEKLATEELCKHYTKDFGIECRIGRFHNIYGPFGTWKGGREKAPAAFCRKTLTATDKFEMWGDGLQTRSFTFIDECVEGVLRLTKSDFREPVNIGSDEMVSMNEMAEIVLSFEDKKLPIQHIPGPEGVRGRNSDNTLIKEKLGWAPTMRLKDGLRITYFWIKEQIEKEKEQGADLSVYGSSKVVGTQAPVQLGSLRAADGKE; translated from the exons ATGGGAAGTACCGGCGAAACTAAGTATGGTGCGTACACCTATGAGAACCTCGAGAGGGAGCCTTATTGGCCTTCTGAAAAGCTCCGAATTTCCATTACCGGGGCAGGTGGTTTTATCGCCTCCCACATTGCCCGGAGATTGAAGAATGAGGGTCATTACATTATTGCTTCTGATTGGAAGAAGAATGAGCACATGACCGAAGACATGTTCTGCCATGAATTCCATCTTGCCGACCTCAGGGTCATGGATAATTGCTTGAAGGTTACGAAGAATGTTGACCATGTGTTCAACCTCGCAGCTGATATGGGCGGAATGGGCTTCATTCAGTCCAACCATTCTGTCATATTTTATAACAATACCATGATTAGTTTCAATATGGTCGAAGCTTCTAGGATCAATGACGTGAAGAG GTTTTTCTATGCTTCTAGTGCTTGTATTTACCCTGAGTTTAAGCAGCTGGAAACCAATGTCAGCTTGAAGGAGTCTGATGCCTGGCCTGCAGAG CCTCAAGATGCTTATGGCCTGGAGAAGCTTGCAACTGAGGAATTGTGCAAGCACTACACCAAAGACTTTGGAATTGAGTGCCGTATTGGAAGGTTCCACAACATTTATGGCCCTTTTGGAACCTGGAAAG GTGGAAGGGAGAAGGCTCCTGCTGCGTTTTGCAGAAAGACTCTCACTGCTACTGATAAGTTTGAGATGTGGGGAGATGGACTTCAGACCCGATCCTTCACTTTTATTGATGAATGTGTAGAAGGTGTACTTCG GTTGACGAAATCAGACTTCCGCGAGCCAGTGAATATTGGAAGTGATGAGATGGTTAGCATGAATGAGATGGCTGAGATCGTTCTTAGCTTTGAGGACAAGAAGCTGCCTATCCAACACATTCCTGGGCCAGAGGGTGTCCGTGGTCGTAACTCAGACAACACACTGATCAAAGAGAAACTTGGCTGGGCTCCTACCATGAGGTTGAAG GATGGTCTGAGAATTACATACTTCTGGATCAAGGAACAGATTGAGAAAGAGAAGGAACAAGGCGCTGACCTCTCAGTGTATGGCTCATCTAAGGTTGTCGGAACCCAAGCCCCAGTTCAACTTGGTTCGCTGCGTGCTGCTGATGGCAAAGAATGA
- the LOC137746252 gene encoding calcium-transporting ATPase 12, plasma membrane-type-like: protein MSLRSRKPAGQPAIVNQEDVPIPKPYKRRWRLALTAIYFTRALASLAKKLLPGNNSQLLRSLSFVAIDVQPRNQDDHDNARDKKHLPFLNIDQKTLADMVKEKNLELLSQFGGVRELAAVLETDVKGGVRGAEPDLMHRKNVFGTNAFQKPPAKGLLSFVLEAFKDTTIIILLVCALLSLGFGIKQHGLKDGWYDGGSIIFAVFLVVIVSALSNFKQSRQFEKLSSKSDDIRVEVVRDGQRRPTSIFDVVVGDLVCLKIGDQVPTDGLFIEGHSLKVDESSMTGESDHIEINDGSNPFLLSGTKVTDGFGLMIVTSVGMNTAWGEMMSLISRSLDEQTPLQVRLNKLTSYIGKVGMTVALLVLVVCLIRYFTGNTVDVSGNREFGGRKMKFDDVMNGVVGIVAAAITIVVVAIPEGLPLAVTLTLAYSMKKMMNDNALVRKLSACETMGSATTICTDKTGTLTSNKMKVTEFWLGTQPMTEENITLIAPNVLHLLREAVGLNTTGSICEPNSSSPAEISGSPTEKAILSWALFDLGMNIDEVKQGCEIIHVETFNSQKKRSGVLIRRNNEKSTQTHWKGAAEMILAMCANYYDKTGALRAMNDEKRKRAGSAIQNMASKSLRCIAFAHRMLEDENGQVPEKLEEGGMSLLGLVGIKDPCRPGVRTAVDRCRAAGVNIKMITGDNLHTARAIAVECGILKTDEDLETEAVVEGVQFRGYSPEERMERIDKIRVMARSSPFDKLLMVQCLKQKGHVVAVTGDGTNDAPALKEADIGLSMGIQGTEVAKESSDIVILDDNFASVVTVLRWGRCVYNNIQKFLQFQLTVNVAALVINIVAAVTSGKVPLTAVQLLWVNLIMDTLGALALATEEPTNELMEKKPVGRTEPLIIRIMWRNLIAQALYQITILLTLQFKGRSIFGVDEKVKNTLIFNTFVLCQIFNEFNARKLEKKNIFKGLLKSKLFLAIVGSTIVLQLLMVEFLKKFASTERLDWGQWGACVGIAALSWPIGWLVKCIPVSGWQVPRLRAPALSNTQKY from the coding sequence ATGTCACTGAGGTCTCGAAAACCCGCTGGACAACCAGCCATCGTCAATCAAGAAGATGTTCCAATCCCGAAACCCTACAAGCGGAGGTGGCGGTTGGCACTCACTGCCATATACTTCACCAGGGCTCTTGCTTCACTTGCCAAGAAACTACTACCGGGTAACAATTCCCAGTTGCTGCGCTCCCTCTCGTTTGTGGCCATAGACGTGCAACCCAGGAATCAAGACGATCACGACAATGCACGTGACAAAAAACACCTTCCTTTTCTCAACATTGATCAGAAGACACTTGCTGACATGGTGAAGGAAAAAAACCTTGAGCTTCTGAGTCAATTTGGAGGGGTTCGAGAATTGGCTGCAGTTCTTGAGACTGACGTGAAGGGCGGCGTTAGAGGCGCTGAACCTGATCTGATGCATAGAAAGAATGTTTTCGGCACCAATGCGTTCCAGAAGCCGCCTGCGAAAGGGTTGCTGAGTTTCGTGCTTGAAGCTTTCAAGGACACCACAATTATAATACTTTTGGTATGTGCATTACTTTCTCTGGGGTTTGGTATTAAACAGCATGGCTTGAAAGATGGGTGGTATGACGGTGGCAGCATTATCTTTGCTGTATTTTTAGTTGTTATCGTGTCTGCACTTTCCAACTTTAAGCAGTCAAGACAATTCGAAAAGCTTTCTTCAAAGAGTGATGACATACGTGTGGAAGTTGTGAGGGATGGACAGCGCCGTCCTACATCAATCTTTGATGTTGTGGTTGGTGATCTTGTGTGTTTGAAGATCGGTGATCAGGTTCCGACAGATGGTTTGTTCATAGAAGGGCATTCGTTGAAGGTGGATGAGTCTAGCATGACCGGAGAAAGTGATCACATTGAGATCAATGATGGAAGCAACCCTTTTCTTCTATCCGGTACAAAGGTGACAGATGGGTTTGGCTTGATGATTGTGACTTCTGTGGGCATGAACACGGCATGGGGAGAGATGATGAGCTTGATCAGCCGCTCTTTGGATGAGCAAACACCTTTGCAAGTGCGCCTCAACAAGCTGACTTCGTACATCGGGAAGGTTGGTATGACAGTGGCTCTCCTTGTTCTTGTGGTTTGTCTAATTCGTTATTTCACAGGAAACACGGTAGATGTTAGTGGAAATAGGGAATTCGGAGGCAGAAAGATGAAGTTTGATGATGTGATGAATGGTGTTGTGGGGATTGTAGCTGCAGCAATTACCATTGTTGTGGTGGCGATTCCTGAAGGCCTGCCTCTGGCTGTTACTTTGACCTTGGCTTATTCaatgaagaaaatgatgaatgacaatgctttGGTACGGAAGCTCTCTGCTTGCGAGACAATGGGATCGGCAACAACAATCTGCACAGACAAAACAGGTACACTTACTTCGAATAAAATGAAGGTTACAGAGTTCTGGCTTGGTACACAACCAATGACAGAAGAGAACATCACCTTGATAGCGCCTAATGTCCTACATTTACTCCGAGAGGCTGTTGGTCTAAACACAACTGGAAGTATTTGTGAACCAAATTCTTCATCCCCTGCTGAGATTTCGGGTAGCCCTACTGAAAAAGCAATACTTTCATGGGCCTTGTTTGATTTGGGTATGAACATTGATGAAGTGAAACAAGGTTGTGAGATAATTCATGTAGAAACCTTCAATTCGCAGAAAAAGAGAAGCGGTGTTTTGATTAGGAGGAACAACGAAAAGAGTACTCAAACGCATTGGAAAGGAGCTGCTGAGATGATACTTGCAATGTGCGCAAACTATTATGATAAAACAGGGGCGCTAAGAGCCATGAATGACGAAAAAAGAAAGCGTGCTGGATCAGCCATTCAGAACATGGCATCCAAAAGCCTCCGGTGCATTGCCTTTGCGCATAGAATGCTTGAAGACGAGAATGGTCAGGTTCCTGAGAAGCTTGAAGAGGGTGGAATGTCACTTTTAGGTCTTGTGGGTATAAAGGATCCGTGTAGACCAGGAGTCAGAACAGCAGTAGACCGTTGCAGAGCTGCAGGAGTGAACATTAAGATGATAACTGGCGACAATCTGCATACTGCAAGAGCTATTGCGGTTGAGTGTGGGATACTCAAAACAGATGAAGATTTGGAGACTGAGGCTGTAGTCGAAGGGGTACAATTCAGAGGTTACTCACCTGAAGAGAGGATGGAAAGGATCGACAAGATACGCGTGATGGCAAGATCCTCACCATTTGACAAGCTTCTGATGGTGCAATGCTTGAAGCAGAAGGGCCATGTGGTTGCTGTCACAGGAGATGGTACGAATGATGCACCGGCGCTAAAAGAAGCAGACATTGGGCTTTCAATGGGGATCCAAGGCACCGAAGTTGCAAAGGAGAGCTCAGATATCGTCATCTTAGATGACAACTTCGCATCTGTTGTGACAGTTTTGAGGTGGGGAAGGTGTGTGTACAACAACATTCAAAAGTTCCTCCAGTTCCAACTCACTGTCAATGTCGCTGCGCTTGTTATCAACATTGTTGCTGCTGTTACTTCTGGTAAAGTTCCACTAACTGCAGTGCAGCTGCTATGGGTGAATCTCATCATGGACACCTTGGGGGCTTTAGCTTTGGCCACGGAAGAACCGACGAATGAACTCATGGAAAAGAAGCCCGTGGGACGAACGGAACCACTCATTATTAGAATCATGTGGAGAAACCTCATTGCTCAGGCCTTGTATCAAATCACAATCTTGCTAACCCTACAGTTTAAGGGAAGATCCATCTTCGGCGTGGATGAAAAGGTCAAGAACACCCTTATCTTCAACACATTTGTTCTCTGCCAAATCTTCAACGAGTTCAATGCAAGAAAACTTGAAAAGAAGAACATATTCAAGGGGTTACTCAAGAGCAAGCTGTTTCTGGCAATAGTCGGTAGCACCATAGTTCTTCAACTGCTGATGGTGGAATTTCTGAAGAAGTTTGCCAGCACTGAGAGGTTGGACTGGGGACAATGGGGTGCTTGCGTCGGAATCGCAGCGTTGTCTTGGCCGATTGGCTGGCTTGTTAAGTGCATTCCAGTTTCTGGATGGCAGGTTCCAAGGCTAAGAGCTCCGGCATTGTCAAACACACAGAAATATTAA